In Streptomyces sp. NBC_00878, a single window of DNA contains:
- a CDS encoding Glu/Leu/Phe/Val dehydrogenase dimerization domain-containing protein: protein MNVPDSSPLMTLTWTDHVTGRQGHLVVDRLVRGVSSGGLRMRAGCTLEEVAGLARGMTMKEALHYDPESRYVPLGGAKGGIDCDPQAPEAYGLLVRYLRAMRPYIESLWTTGEDLGLSQDLVDRAAAEAGLVSSIQAVYPLLDDEATARRRLADAFAVEVDGMGLDELVGGCGVAESVLAALDRAKVAYDGTRVAVQGLGTMGGATARFLTRAGLTIVAVADVKGTIANPAGLDVDALLAARDTYGTIDRAALRPADRELPGDAWLSIEADVLVPAAVSYAIDATNQGRIRARWIVEAANMPVLPGAEHLLAGRGVTVLPDVVVNSGTNAWWWWTLFGDIGADAEEAFAYTRRSMRALIDQMLARAEADGTTPRAAAHAIVADRLPVIAERFGWYR, encoded by the coding sequence ATGAACGTCCCGGACAGCAGCCCGTTGATGACGCTCACCTGGACCGACCACGTCACCGGCCGCCAGGGGCACCTGGTCGTGGACCGGCTGGTGCGCGGCGTCTCCAGCGGCGGGCTGCGCATGCGGGCGGGCTGCACGCTGGAGGAGGTCGCCGGGCTCGCCCGTGGCATGACCATGAAGGAGGCCCTGCACTACGACCCGGAGAGCCGCTACGTACCGCTCGGCGGCGCGAAGGGCGGCATCGACTGCGATCCCCAGGCCCCGGAGGCGTACGGCCTGCTCGTACGCTATCTGCGCGCCATGCGCCCGTACATCGAGAGCCTCTGGACCACCGGGGAGGATCTCGGCCTCAGCCAGGACCTCGTCGACCGGGCCGCGGCGGAGGCGGGGCTCGTGTCGTCGATCCAGGCCGTCTATCCGCTGCTCGACGACGAGGCGACGGCCCGGCGGCGGCTGGCGGACGCGTTCGCCGTCGAGGTGGACGGTATGGGGCTCGACGAGCTGGTCGGCGGCTGCGGGGTGGCCGAGTCGGTCCTCGCGGCCCTGGACCGGGCCAAGGTGGCGTACGACGGGACCCGGGTCGCCGTGCAGGGGCTGGGCACGATGGGCGGGGCCACGGCCCGCTTCCTCACGCGCGCGGGGCTGACGATCGTGGCCGTCGCCGACGTGAAGGGCACGATCGCCAACCCCGCGGGACTGGACGTCGACGCGCTGCTCGCCGCCCGTGACACGTACGGAACGATCGACCGCGCGGCGCTGCGTCCGGCCGACCGCGAACTGCCCGGCGACGCCTGGCTGTCCATCGAGGCCGACGTACTGGTGCCGGCGGCGGTCTCGTACGCGATCGACGCCACCAATCAGGGGCGGATCAGAGCCCGTTGGATCGTCGAGGCCGCCAACATGCCCGTCCTGCCGGGCGCGGAGCATCTGCTCGCCGGCCGCGGTGTCACCGTCCTGCCGGACGTCGTGGTCAACTCCGGGACCAACGCCTGGTGGTGGTGGACGCTGTTCGGCGACATCGGGGCCGACGCGGAGGAGGCGTTCGCGTACACGCGGCGCTCGATGCGTGCTCTGATCGACCAAATGCTCGCGCGCGCGGAGGCCGACGGGACGACACCGCGGGCTGCCGCGCACGCGATCGTCGCGGACCGGTTGCCGGTCATCGCGGAGCGGTTCGGCTGGTACCGCTGA
- a CDS encoding MBL fold metallo-hydrolase, translated as MTGSRSLSSGLRSLRPAAFGADPSGERMERIRRSPNFADGVFRNPEGAPRPDGAMLEFARSFFRKEERVRRAPAGVVPVHATTLADLARPPAQGLRLTWMGHSSVLAEIDGHRVLFDPVWGERCSPFAFAGPKRLHPVPLPLEALGPVDVVVISHDHYDHLDLPTIKALAGTDTVFAVPLGVGAHLEHWGVSTDRLRELDWHETTKVGGISLTATPARHFCGRGLRNTQHTLWASWAVAGDEHRIYHSGDTGYFAGFKDIGAAHGPFDATMIQIGAYSEFWPDIHMTPEEGMRAHLDLQGGRPSGVMLPIHWGTFNLAAHPWAEPGEGTVTAARAAGARIALPRPGEPFEPTAETVPSEPWWRGVAVTPEGGWPAVEETVRDTPRDATEDTGDPETVPAG; from the coding sequence GTGACCGGTTCCCGTTCCCTGAGCTCCGGGCTCCGTTCTCTGCGGCCCGCCGCCTTCGGCGCTGATCCCAGTGGTGAGCGTATGGAGCGCATCCGCAGATCGCCGAACTTCGCGGACGGCGTTTTCCGGAACCCCGAGGGCGCTCCCCGGCCCGACGGCGCCATGCTCGAATTCGCGCGGTCCTTCTTCCGTAAGGAGGAGCGCGTGCGCCGCGCCCCGGCGGGCGTGGTGCCGGTCCATGCCACGACCCTCGCCGACCTGGCCCGGCCACCGGCCCAGGGCCTGCGGTTGACGTGGATGGGGCACTCCAGTGTGCTCGCCGAGATCGACGGGCACCGGGTGCTCTTCGACCCCGTCTGGGGTGAGCGCTGCTCCCCGTTCGCCTTCGCCGGGCCCAAGCGGCTGCACCCCGTGCCCCTGCCGCTGGAAGCGCTCGGCCCGGTCGATGTCGTCGTCATCTCGCACGACCACTACGACCACCTGGACCTCCCCACGATCAAGGCCCTGGCCGGTACGGACACGGTGTTCGCGGTGCCCCTCGGCGTCGGCGCCCACCTGGAGCACTGGGGTGTCTCGACGGACAGGCTGCGCGAGCTCGACTGGCACGAGACGACGAAGGTCGGCGGAATCTCCCTGACCGCCACGCCCGCCCGCCACTTCTGCGGCCGCGGCCTGCGCAACACGCAGCACACCCTCTGGGCCTCCTGGGCCGTGGCAGGGGACGAGCACCGGATCTATCACAGCGGTGACACCGGGTACTTCGCGGGCTTCAAGGACATCGGCGCCGCGCACGGCCCGTTCGACGCCACGATGATCCAGATCGGCGCGTACAGCGAGTTCTGGCCCGACATCCACATGACGCCCGAGGAGGGCATGCGTGCCCATCTCGATCTCCAGGGCGGTCGGCCCAGCGGTGTGATGCTGCCGATCCACTGGGGGACGTTCAACCTCGCGGCGCACCCCTGGGCCGAGCCCGGCGAAGGGACCGTCACCGCCGCCCGGGCGGCCGGTGCCCGGATCGCGCTGCCCCGGCCCGGTGAGCCCTTCGAGCCGACCGCGGAGACCGTCCCGTCCGAGCCCTGGTGGCGCGGCGTGGCCGTCACCCCGGAAGGTGGCTGGCCCGCCGTCGAGGAAACGGTCCGTGACACTCCGCGTGACGCGACGGAGGACACCGGAGACCCGGAAACCGTCCCCGCGGGGTGA